The Desulfuromonas sp. genome has a window encoding:
- a CDS encoding GSU3473 family protein, whose product MMIRVEYTDGQQQLVRPHLLKKLLASRTIAWFERSGQWARVDEDALRNPGGNADYSGPERRSAY is encoded by the coding sequence ATGATGATTCGAGTCGAGTACACCGATGGACAGCAGCAGCTTGTTCGCCCCCACTTGCTGAAAAAACTCCTCGCCTCCAGGACGATTGCCTGGTTCGAGCGCTCAGGCCAATGGGCCAGGGTGGACGAAGATGCCTTGAGAAACCCGGGAGGCAATGCTGATTATTCAGGTCCTGAGAGGCGTTCTGCGTATTGA
- a CDS encoding ATP-dependent 6-phosphofructokinase, whose amino-acid sequence MELPSPSDVQVPTLGACTVPSPLPMAEDGFIDEGDRVLLFSSTRPLQPFLQSGREPPAFEMAGPRRKIFFDPKKLTCGIVTCGGLCPGLNDVIRSIVLTLRHGYGVQRILGFRYGYLGLTGKSSDPPLELTLELISTIHERGGTLLGSSRGPQDISEMVDTLVRQNVGILFTIGGDGTLRGASAICQEITRRQLSIAVIGVPKTIDNDLDWTMRSFGFTTAVSEARESIYAAHTEAVGAYNGIGLVKLMGRHSGFISAHASLASGDVNFCLVPEVPFSLHGEKGFLAALERRLGQRRHAVVVVAEGAGQDILQDPAHQEQDASGNLRLKDVGVFLRDQIGLHFRERGIETTVKYIDPSYTIRSLPAGALDSEFCLMLGQHAAHAGMAGKTDLVVGLWNQNFTYIPISLSVARTKKIDPRSDLWQRVLETTGQPASMPG is encoded by the coding sequence ATGGAGCTGCCCAGTCCGAGTGATGTCCAGGTGCCGACGCTGGGGGCCTGCACGGTGCCTTCACCGCTGCCAATGGCGGAAGACGGTTTCATCGATGAAGGCGACCGGGTGCTCCTTTTTTCCAGCACCCGGCCGTTGCAGCCCTTTCTCCAGTCGGGCCGGGAGCCGCCGGCTTTCGAAATGGCCGGCCCCCGGCGGAAGATTTTTTTCGACCCGAAAAAGTTGACCTGCGGCATCGTGACCTGCGGCGGCCTTTGCCCGGGGCTCAACGATGTCATCCGTTCGATCGTGCTGACGCTTCGGCACGGCTACGGGGTGCAGCGGATCCTCGGTTTCCGCTACGGCTACCTCGGTCTGACCGGAAAGAGCAGCGACCCGCCGCTCGAACTGACCCTGGAACTGATTAGCACCATCCACGAGCGGGGCGGCACCCTGCTCGGCTCCTCCCGGGGGCCCCAGGACATCTCCGAGATGGTCGATACCCTGGTCCGGCAGAACGTGGGAATCCTCTTCACCATCGGCGGCGACGGCACCCTGCGGGGGGCATCGGCAATCTGTCAGGAGATCACCCGTCGCCAGCTGTCCATCGCCGTCATCGGCGTGCCCAAGACCATCGACAACGATCTCGACTGGACCATGCGCAGCTTCGGGTTCACCACCGCCGTTTCCGAGGCCCGGGAGTCCATCTATGCCGCCCACACCGAAGCAGTCGGCGCATACAACGGCATCGGGCTGGTCAAGCTCATGGGGCGGCATTCGGGGTTTATCTCCGCCCATGCCTCCCTGGCCAGCGGCGATGTCAATTTCTGCCTGGTGCCAGAAGTCCCTTTCTCCCTCCATGGCGAAAAAGGTTTTTTGGCGGCCCTGGAGCGGCGGCTCGGGCAAAGGCGCCATGCGGTGGTTGTGGTGGCCGAAGGGGCGGGGCAGGACATCCTGCAGGACCCCGCCCACCAGGAACAGGATGCCTCCGGGAACCTGCGCCTCAAGGACGTCGGGGTCTTTCTGCGCGACCAGATCGGGCTCCATTTCCGGGAACGCGGCATCGAGACGACCGTCAAGTACATCGATCCCAGCTACACCATTCGCAGCCTCCCGGCGGGCGCCCTCGATTCGGAGTTCTGCCTGATGCTCGGGCAGCACGCGGCCCATGCGGGAATGGCGGGCAAGACCGACCTGGTGGTCGGGCTTTGGAATCAGAACTTTACCTATATCCCCATCTCCCTGAGCGTGGCCCGCACTAAAAAAATTGATCCGCGCAGCGACCTCTGGCAGCGGGTGCTGGAGACGACCGGGCAACCGGCATCTATGCCGGGCTGA